In Enterobacteriaceae bacterium Kacie_13, the following proteins share a genomic window:
- a CDS encoding dihydrodipicolinate synthase family protein, producing the protein MTSFSGVFPYLVSPVTDGGQIDKPVLTALVEHLINSGVQGLTPLGSTGEFAYLSAEQRTGVVKTVVEAARGRVPVIAGVAATTIQDAVAQTARYVALGVDGILAILEAYFPVPDQGVEDYFRAIATAAGTLPVVLYTNPQFQRSDLSLPVIERLSHVANINYIKDASTNTGRLLSIIERTQGRMQVFAASAHIPVCVMMIGGVGWMAGPACIVPKQSLALYEAAKQGDWTKAMELQRPLWRINEIFAKYSIAGCIKAALQLQGFAVGDPLPPQIPLDAAARQEIAEVLRSVGAL; encoded by the coding sequence ATGACTTCTTTTAGCGGTGTATTTCCCTATCTGGTTTCCCCCGTCACTGACGGTGGTCAGATAGATAAACCGGTGTTAACCGCACTGGTCGAGCATCTGATTAACAGCGGCGTGCAGGGTCTGACGCCGCTGGGCAGTACAGGTGAGTTTGCTTATCTCAGTGCAGAACAGCGCACCGGGGTGGTCAAAACAGTAGTCGAAGCCGCTCGGGGCCGCGTACCGGTGATTGCCGGGGTCGCAGCCACCACCATTCAGGACGCCGTAGCGCAAACCGCTCGTTATGTCGCTCTGGGTGTCGACGGTATTCTGGCTATTCTTGAAGCCTATTTCCCGGTGCCCGATCAGGGCGTCGAGGACTATTTTCGTGCCATCGCGACCGCAGCAGGCACGCTGCCGGTCGTGCTGTACACCAATCCGCAGTTCCAGCGTTCCGATCTCAGCCTGCCGGTCATTGAGCGGCTGAGTCACGTTGCAAACATCAACTATATTAAAGATGCCTCCACTAACACCGGCAGGCTGTTGTCGATCATCGAGCGCACGCAGGGGCGGATGCAGGTCTTTGCCGCGTCGGCGCATATTCCGGTATGCGTGATGATGATTGGCGGTGTCGGCTGGATGGCGGGTCCGGCTTGTATCGTGCCAAAGCAAAGTCTGGCGTTGTACGAAGCTGCGAAGCAAGGTGACTGGACAAAAGCGATGGAATTGCAGCGCCCCCTGTGGCGCATCAATGAAATCTTCGCTAAGTATTCGATTGCCGGATGCATCAAAGCGGCATTGCAGTTACAGGGTTTTGCAGTGGGCGATCCGCTGCCGCCTCAGATTCCGCTCGACGCCGCCGCGCGTCAGGAAATCGCTGAAGTCTTACGTTCGGTAGGTGCCTTGTGA
- a CDS encoding nucleoside hydrolase produces MKTLPVIIDCDPGIDDAIALLSAFVAPQLSILGICTVCGNQPLPNTLRNALQITELGQRIDIPVFAGCHQPMFREPIHGQFHGENGLGNTAFPAPKKQPESLHAVNFLINSCEQAIRENQPVTLCVLGPLTNLATALRMKPQIAAGIARVVLMGGAYREAGNRTMTSEFNMLADPHAAHVVFSSDLNITVLPLDATHQVILTPEHVTKFITVSGRISQPLGELMAFWDRNDIRRYGSRGGPLHDPLVIAYVLAPELFVTERARVFVEYNSDLCMGQTVADWYGKSGQTPNVDIVTRVDAAKVFMLFYELLSRYAGN; encoded by the coding sequence GTGAAAACGCTGCCCGTCATTATCGATTGCGATCCCGGTATCGACGACGCTATTGCGCTGCTCAGCGCGTTTGTCGCGCCGCAGCTGAGTATCCTCGGCATCTGCACGGTGTGCGGTAATCAGCCGCTGCCCAATACCTTGCGTAACGCGCTGCAAATCACTGAGCTGGGGCAGAGAATCGATATTCCGGTCTTTGCCGGTTGTCATCAGCCGATGTTTCGCGAACCAATCCACGGCCAGTTTCATGGCGAAAACGGCCTCGGCAATACCGCATTTCCCGCACCGAAAAAACAGCCCGAATCACTCCACGCCGTTAATTTTCTGATCAACAGCTGCGAGCAGGCGATCCGCGAAAATCAGCCGGTTACACTCTGCGTGCTCGGGCCACTGACCAATCTGGCGACGGCGTTGCGCATGAAACCGCAGATCGCCGCCGGGATTGCCCGTGTGGTGCTGATGGGCGGCGCTTACCGTGAAGCCGGTAATCGCACCATGACGTCCGAGTTCAACATGCTGGCCGATCCGCACGCTGCGCATGTGGTGTTTTCAAGTGATCTGAATATCACGGTTCTGCCGCTCGACGCGACGCATCAGGTCATCCTTACGCCTGAACATGTGACCAAATTTATTACTGTCTCCGGGCGTATTTCACAGCCGCTGGGCGAACTGATGGCGTTCTGGGATCGTAATGATATACGCCGATATGGCTCGCGCGGCGGTCCGTTGCACGATCCGCTGGTGATTGCTTATGTGCTCGCACCGGAACTGTTTGTTACCGAGCGCGCGCGGGTGTTTGTCGAATACAACAGCGATTTATGCATGGGACAAACCGTGGCCGACTGGTACGGTAAATCCGGACAAACGCCGAACGTTGATATCGTCACGCGCGTGGACGCCGCAAAGGTGTTCATGCTGTTTTATGAGCTACTTTCACGCTATGCCGGGAACTGA
- a CDS encoding nucleoside hydrolase: protein MSQRIIIDTDPGVDDAIALWLALASPELEVLGVTVVAGNVALKDTLRNACKIVALSGKTSTPIYAGAPGPLVRDQVYGKYAHIGAFSNELVPDSELQPEAEHAVDFLVRTLRKAAQDNDPITICAIGPMTNLALALGMHPDVARGIKRIVTMSCAFTALGHRVPWAEFNVYADPHAAEKVFTSGVPLVVMPLDMTFQALIGVDDIEAIRQDGGAPGESIAALLSAFDRSDLTRFGREGGPVHDATTIAYLLQPGLFSGQNARVGVAVSGNTAGYTYADFYNKLPTPPNALVMQKVDEYGFFSLLRRVLSRYGASHA, encoded by the coding sequence ATGAGCCAGCGCATCATTATTGATACCGATCCCGGCGTGGATGACGCCATCGCTCTGTGGCTGGCATTGGCTTCGCCAGAGCTCGAGGTGCTCGGCGTGACGGTTGTGGCCGGAAACGTTGCGTTGAAAGATACCCTGCGCAATGCCTGTAAAATCGTCGCGCTGTCGGGCAAAACCTCAACACCAATTTACGCCGGTGCGCCCGGTCCGCTGGTGCGCGATCAGGTGTATGGCAAATACGCTCACATCGGCGCGTTCAGTAACGAACTGGTGCCGGACAGCGAACTGCAACCTGAGGCGGAACACGCGGTCGATTTTCTGGTGCGAACGCTGAGAAAAGCGGCGCAGGATAACGATCCGATCACAATATGCGCTATCGGCCCGATGACCAATCTTGCACTGGCGCTGGGCATGCACCCGGACGTCGCGCGGGGCATCAAGCGCATCGTCACCATGAGTTGCGCATTTACCGCGCTCGGACATCGCGTACCGTGGGCCGAATTCAACGTGTACGCCGATCCGCACGCCGCCGAAAAAGTGTTCACCAGCGGTGTTCCGCTGGTGGTGATGCCGCTCGATATGACTTTTCAGGCGCTGATCGGCGTTGATGACATTGAAGCGATAAGACAGGATGGCGGCGCGCCGGGCGAATCTATCGCTGCGCTGCTGAGCGCGTTTGATCGCAGTGATCTCACCCGTTTTGGCCGCGAAGGCGGGCCGGTTCACGATGCCACCACTATCGCATATCTGCTGCAACCCGGTCTGTTCTCGGGCCAGAATGCGCGCGTCGGCGTGGCCGTTTCCGGCAACACCGCTGGCTATACCTATGCTGATTTCTACAACAAACTGCCGACGCCGCCGAACGCGCTGGTGATGCAAAAAGTGGATGAATACGGCTTTTTCAGCTTGCTGCGACGTGTACTTTCCCGCTACGGCGCTTCGCACGCATGA
- a CDS encoding ABC transporter permease subunit, whose translation MSRYLLGRFGQTLLTLFVMSLLVFGGVYLVGNPVDLLLSTAATPAERLGVIQSFGLDKPVWEQYGLFVVNALHGDMGNSFIYNQPALHLIFQRMPATLELALVAFVLALVIGIPLGVYAGLRPDGWLSKTIMTISIFGFSLPTFWIGLMMIMLFSVRLGVLPASGRGETVDVFGVPVSLFTADGLAHLILPAFNLALFKISLIIRLTRAGVLECLQQDFIRFARAKGLSESRIVLVHVLKNTLIPLITVIGLELGSLIAFAVVTETIYAWPGMGKLIIDSIAVLDRPVILAYLMITVVMFSLINLLVDVLYVLVDPRVRLGGED comes from the coding sequence ATGAGCCGTTACCTGCTGGGGCGTTTCGGACAAACGTTACTGACGCTGTTCGTGATGTCTCTGCTGGTTTTCGGGGGCGTCTATCTGGTGGGAAATCCGGTGGATCTCCTGCTCAGCACTGCTGCCACCCCCGCTGAGCGCCTCGGCGTGATTCAGTCATTCGGCCTTGATAAGCCGGTGTGGGAGCAATACGGCCTGTTTGTGGTCAATGCCCTGCACGGCGACATGGGTAACTCTTTTATCTATAACCAGCCCGCGCTGCACCTGATTTTCCAGCGAATGCCCGCCACGCTTGAACTGGCGCTGGTGGCATTTGTTCTGGCACTGGTGATTGGTATTCCGCTTGGCGTTTACGCCGGTTTGCGCCCGGACGGCTGGCTGTCGAAAACCATCATGACCATATCCATTTTTGGCTTCAGCCTGCCAACGTTCTGGATCGGGCTGATGATGATCATGCTGTTCAGCGTGAGGCTGGGGGTGCTTCCGGCGTCCGGACGCGGCGAAACGGTAGACGTTTTCGGCGTACCCGTCAGTCTCTTTACCGCCGACGGCCTCGCGCATCTGATCCTTCCCGCATTCAATCTGGCACTGTTCAAAATTTCGCTGATTATCCGCCTTACCCGTGCAGGCGTGCTTGAATGTCTGCAACAAGATTTCATCCGTTTTGCCCGCGCGAAAGGGTTATCCGAGAGCCGCATCGTGCTGGTTCACGTTCTGAAAAATACGCTGATCCCGCTGATTACTGTGATAGGACTTGAGCTTGGCTCACTGATCGCCTTTGCCGTCGTCACCGAAACCATTTACGCGTGGCCGGGCATGGGCAAGCTCATCATCGATTCCATCGCCGTGCTCGATCGCCCGGTGATTCTGGCATACCTGATGATTACCGTAGTGATGTTTAGCCTGATCAACCTGCTGGTGGATGTGCTCTACGTGCTGGTCGACCCGCGCGTCCGGCTGGGGGGCGAAGACTGA
- a CDS encoding ABC transporter permease subunit, whose amino-acid sequence MPSNSVHSRNTTPQTAHSAFYNTLTALMRNKFSLCGLIILGIAILLSVLAPWISAQNPYDLSQLDIMDGRLKPGSASMSGMIYWLGTDDQGRDLLSAMLYGMRTSLLVGVSSAVIALTIGAVLGLTSAWAGGKTDALIMRIVDIQLSFPPILIALILLAVLGQGVDKIILALVVTQWAYYARTVRGSALLERRRSYVDAARSMALSNPRILLRHILPNCLPPLIVVATMRIAYAIMLEATLSFLGIGLPVTEPSLGLLIANGFDYLMSGDYWISVYPGITLLILIVAINLVGDALRDILNPRNKD is encoded by the coding sequence ATGCCGTCAAATTCGGTTCATTCTCGCAACACCACGCCACAGACGGCGCACTCGGCCTTTTACAACACGCTGACGGCGCTGATGCGGAACAAATTCTCGCTATGCGGCCTGATTATTCTGGGCATTGCCATTTTGCTTTCGGTGCTCGCACCGTGGATCTCTGCGCAAAACCCTTATGATTTATCGCAACTCGATATTATGGATGGCCGTCTTAAACCCGGCTCAGCCAGCATGAGTGGCATGATTTACTGGCTGGGCACCGACGATCAGGGGCGCGATTTACTCAGCGCGATGCTTTACGGTATGCGCACCAGCCTGCTGGTCGGCGTCTCCAGCGCAGTGATTGCGCTGACGATTGGCGCGGTGCTTGGGCTTACCAGCGCCTGGGCGGGGGGCAAAACCGATGCGCTGATTATGCGTATTGTCGATATTCAGTTGAGTTTCCCACCGATCCTCATTGCGCTTATTCTGCTTGCCGTGCTCGGGCAGGGCGTCGATAAAATTATTCTGGCGCTGGTGGTCACGCAGTGGGCGTACTACGCGCGCACGGTGCGAGGCTCGGCGCTGCTGGAACGACGCCGCAGCTACGTGGACGCCGCGCGCAGTATGGCGCTGTCGAATCCGCGCATCCTCCTGCGCCATATTTTGCCCAACTGCCTGCCGCCGCTGATCGTCGTCGCCACCATGCGCATTGCCTATGCGATTATGCTCGAGGCCACGCTGTCATTTCTCGGCATTGGTTTACCCGTCACCGAACCTTCGCTGGGATTGCTTATCGCCAACGGATTCGACTACCTGATGTCCGGCGATTACTGGATCAGCGTTTACCCCGGCATCACGCTGTTGATACTGATCGTGGCGATCAATTTAGTGGGTGATGCCTTGCGCGACATCCTCAATCCGAGGAATAAGGACTGA
- a CDS encoding dipeptide ABC transporter ATP-binding protein encodes MHNPVLQVEKLNTAFSVEGDWLNVVRDLSFSIGPKETLALVGESGSGKSVTAMSVMQLLDARQTRYSGSVMFGGQNLLALNARQMQSIRGNHIGMIFQEPMTSLNPVLKIGVQITEVLKRHRGMDDATARIEAVRLLEKVRIPAAASRLNEYPLSFSGGMRQRVVIAIALACNPRLLIADEPTTALDVTIQAQILALIKSLQEEEGMSVLFITHDMGVVAEVADRTLVMHRGEAVEQATTREIFHLPQHAYTRALLAAVPRLGAMTGIALPKRFPLMDMHTGIPQPVADSVDTLRPGQPVLDVKNLVTRFDVKSGLLRRVSARVHAVEDLSFSLQPGETLSLVGESGCGKSTTGRTILRLTEATSGDVLITGEDIRRADRAHLAEIRTQAQMIFQDPFESLNPRMRVGQAIAEPMISLGLHDAASAKIRVAQLLEQVGLQSNMASRFPHQFSGGQRQRICIARALALEPKLIIADEAVSALDVSVKAQVINLMLDLQQQLGLSYLFISHDMAVVERISHRVAVMYLGEIVEIGSRADIFENPQHAYTRKLLAAVPVPDPTIRRKRAVVPEELASPLRPATYQPPVRHYREVSDGHFVQTT; translated from the coding sequence ATGCACAATCCGGTGCTACAGGTCGAAAAACTCAATACTGCGTTTTCGGTGGAGGGCGACTGGCTGAACGTGGTGCGCGATCTCTCCTTTTCGATTGGTCCGAAAGAAACGCTGGCGCTGGTGGGTGAATCCGGCTCGGGTAAAAGCGTGACTGCTATGTCAGTCATGCAATTGCTGGACGCCAGGCAAACGCGTTACTCGGGCAGCGTGATGTTCGGTGGACAGAATTTACTGGCCCTGAATGCCAGACAAATGCAAAGCATTCGCGGCAACCACATCGGCATGATCTTTCAGGAACCGATGACCAGCCTGAATCCGGTTTTAAAAATTGGCGTGCAGATCACTGAGGTGCTCAAGCGGCATCGCGGGATGGACGACGCGACTGCGCGTATCGAAGCAGTCCGCCTGCTGGAAAAAGTCAGGATCCCTGCTGCTGCATCACGGCTCAACGAATATCCGCTGAGCTTTTCCGGCGGAATGCGTCAGCGGGTGGTGATCGCCATCGCGCTTGCCTGTAATCCACGTTTGCTAATCGCCGACGAACCCACCACTGCACTGGATGTCACCATTCAGGCGCAAATTCTCGCGCTGATAAAATCCTTGCAGGAAGAAGAGGGGATGTCGGTGCTCTTCATCACTCATGACATGGGTGTGGTGGCCGAAGTGGCTGACCGCACGCTGGTGATGCACCGGGGCGAAGCGGTGGAACAGGCGACTACCCGGGAGATTTTCCATCTTCCGCAGCATGCTTATACGCGGGCGCTGCTGGCGGCGGTGCCGCGTCTCGGCGCGATGACCGGCATCGCTTTGCCCAAAAGATTTCCTCTTATGGATATGCACACAGGCATTCCGCAGCCGGTGGCAGATTCTGTCGATACCCTGCGTCCGGGTCAGCCGGTGCTGGATGTCAAAAACCTGGTCACGCGTTTTGATGTGAAGTCTGGCCTGTTGCGCCGCGTCTCTGCGCGTGTGCATGCGGTGGAAGATCTCTCTTTCAGCCTGCAGCCGGGCGAAACACTCTCGCTGGTCGGGGAATCCGGCTGCGGAAAATCGACAACTGGCCGCACGATTTTACGGCTGACCGAAGCCACCTCCGGCGACGTACTGATTACAGGCGAGGATATACGCCGCGCCGACCGGGCACATCTTGCAGAGATCCGCACGCAGGCACAGATGATTTTTCAGGATCCGTTTGAGAGCCTGAATCCGCGCATGCGCGTCGGGCAGGCGATTGCTGAACCGATGATAAGCCTTGGGCTGCATGATGCGGCCAGCGCCAAAATCCGCGTGGCGCAGTTGCTCGAGCAGGTCGGGCTGCAAAGCAATATGGCATCGCGTTTTCCGCATCAGTTTTCCGGCGGGCAGCGTCAGCGGATTTGTATCGCGCGCGCGCTGGCACTGGAACCCAAACTTATTATCGCCGACGAAGCGGTATCGGCGCTGGATGTTTCGGTCAAAGCGCAGGTCATCAATCTGATGCTCGATCTCCAGCAACAGCTGGGGCTGTCGTACCTGTTTATCTCTCACGATATGGCCGTGGTCGAACGCATCAGCCATCGCGTCGCCGTGATGTATCTTGGCGAAATTGTCGAAATCGGATCCCGAGCCGATATTTTTGAAAATCCGCAACACGCGTATACCCGCAAACTTCTGGCTGCCGTGCCGGTACCGGATCCCACTATCCGCCGTAAACGGGCTGTTGTTCCGGAAGAACTCGCCAGCCCGTTGCGCCCGGCCACGTATCAGCCACCCGTCCGCCATTATCGCGAAGTCAGCGACGGGCATTTTGTGCAAACCACCTGA